From a region of the Mytilus galloprovincialis chromosome 3, xbMytGall1.hap1.1, whole genome shotgun sequence genome:
- the LOC143068044 gene encoding hemagglutinin/amebocyte aggregation factor-like, which produces MTTTCVYFLTLTIGTVHGWMNAMDKELNFKCPAGSAVYEINSKHDNFFEDRVFEILCRPTGKSSSGCQWTDYVNSFEQMFEFQCPNQSVMSGMESIHDNTAEDRRWKFYCCAFEAGTLSECQKLPKTHLDYAWSLYAPANFVFRGVASSHDNNYQDRDYTFEICRLG; this is translated from the exons ATGACAACGACTTGTGTCTATTTTCTGACTTTGACAATCGGTACTGTTCATGGATGGATGAATGCTATGGACAAAGAACTGAATTTCAAATGTCCTGCTGGTTCTGCTGTTTATGAAATTAACAGTAAACATGACAACTTTTTTGAGGATAGGGTATTTGAGATACTTTGTCGACCAACTGGAAAGTCATCTTCTGGATGTCAATGGACTG atTATGTCAACTCCTTTGAGCAAATGTTTGAATTTCAGTGCCCAAACCAATCGGTTATGTCTGGAATGGAAAGTATTCATGACAATACAGCAGAAGACCGAagatggaaattttactgttgtGCTTTCGAAG cAGGTACATTAAGTGAATGCCAGAAGTTGCCTAAAACTCATTTAGATTATGCGTGGTCATTGTATGCACCAGCCAACTTTGTATTCAGAGGAGTGGCTAGTAGTCATGACAATAACTATCA GGACCGAGATTACACATTCGAAATATGTCGCTTGGGGTAA